The sequence CGATATCGTCTCGCGCCACCCCTGCACGGCGCGCTTCGTCAGCACGAAGCTCATCCACGCCTTCGTCACCGACAAGCCGTCGGAGCAGTACGTGGACCGCATCTCGAACGTGTTCCTCGACACGGACGGCGACATCCAGCAGGTTCTGTGGGCCATGTTCCAGAGCCCCGAGTTCCGCGACCCCGCCAACTTCGGCGGCAAGGTCAAGACACCGCTCGAGCAGAGCGTCTCCGCCATTCGCGCGGTGGGCGGCAACCTTCGGCCGCGGCCGTGGGGCGGCTACGAGTGGCCCTGGCTCTGGTACTACGTCTATGACCAGGGGCAGTACCTGTTCCGCTTCCCGATTCCGACGGGTTATCCCGAGCTCGGCGATCCCTGGATCTCGGCCAACGGCTTCCTCAACCGGTGGAAGTATGCCGACGACCTGATGATGCTCTACCCGACGGATACGACCTACCAGATCTACACCGACCCCATGGCTGAGGTGCGCCGCCTCGGCTTGACCACGGCCGATGGCGTGCTCGCCCAGCGTCGCATCCCTGGGATCTTGTCGCTCGCGCGCAAGCACGGGCCCGCGATCACCGAAGACGCCGCCCGCTTCGCGCTCGAGGCGGGCGCGCCGGCGTATCGCTTTCTGCGTCGCTATCTCGAGCGCGTGACAGTCCCGGCGGCCGCGCTCACACAGTTCGACCCGCTCATCCGCCCACTCACCCTCTGAAGTGATCTGATTGATCGCCGAGCGGCTGCCCCATGAATCTCGCTGAACTGGATCGCGCACTGCGTAGCCTCCGGCTCTCCGGCATGGCCGACCTACTCGGCGCCCGGCTGCGCCACGCCCAAGCCGAACAGCTCCGACCGCTCGACTTGATCGCGATGCGCATCAACGACGAATTCCAACGACGACAGGATCGGCCGCTCGAACGCCCGCGCGTGTAGGCGCGCTTCCGCGATCCGAGTCGCTCGCTCGATAGCTTCGATTTCACCCTCAACAAGAAGATGAATCCGGCGCTGCGCTTCGAGCTCGCCACCGGACGCTTCATCACGCAGCGCGAAGACATTTTGCTGATCGGACCGCCTGAGGTAGCGACATACTACGTCACCTCGCTATGTCGTTGGTGGTGTGAGCGATAACTGCGCGGTATCAGGAGTTGGCGGACCGCGACGGCGGTGATGGACCTGATCGACGTACGTTCTGACGGCCGGCGTGTCGAGATCCATGATGCGAATGATCCACGGCGCGGTGGCAATGACTTGTTCGGCCGGGAGGACACCGCTCGTGATCAGGGTCCGGATCACCGTGTGACTGACCTCGAGTCGTGCGGCGGCCTGCTCCTGCGTACACCAGCCATCGCGGGCCGCGCTGGTCGGATCGAAGACTGGGAGGTTCTGCGTGTGCCGCAGCGTCACGATGCGGGTGGCGTTCCACGTATTGCCACGCCCGGTCGTATAGCCGAGGCGATTGAGCACCGCGGCGATCTGATGGTCAGGGAGCACGCGCACCAAGGCGCGGACGACCGTGACGACGTCCACGCTCGTACAATACCGGTGCTGCCCTTTCCGCTTCTTCCGGACGTCCAAGGCGCTGTGCTGTCCGCCGGCCCAGCGCACGATCACCTGGAGTCGGGATTCGTCGGGACTGACATCGACGAGCAGTTCGTCGATCAGGGTGCGCACCAGGCGCTTCTTGAGGCGCGCGTCACTGCGCGGATCATGCCACACACGCGGCAAGTCCTCCGCGAGGGCGCGCAGGGCGGCGACGTCGACCGACGGGGCCGCGGCGACCGTCGCAAGTCCCGTCACGTGTCGCTCCTGCGCCGAGACCGCATCCAGCGCGACATTCCAGCGCCGCTCGAGTTCCGCCGCCACCAGCCGATTGGCGGGATCGACGGCATCGTATTGCCGTCGCGCACGCTCGGCTTCGTACCGGAGCTGTTCGAGCGCGAGCTGCGCATGCGATTGTCGCTCGGTCTGCTGCGTCCGCGCGTCGGCCGCTGCCGTCACCGCGGCGTCGATGGCGCCCGGCGCGACGACGGCAAAGACCGCATCCTCGACGGCGCGTTCGAGGGCGAGCCCGCCGAAGGAGAGGCAATTCCCGGTGCCGTGGTTGACCATCGCGCCACGGCACGCGTAGCGACGGACCTTGCCCTGACTCCCGCTATAGGCCACGTGCAGGCGCCGCCCACAGCGGCGACAGCGCAGGAGGCCGGCCAGCAGCGCCGTGCCGTGTCGCGGGGCCCCTCGACTCATGCGTCCTTGCATCTGCGCGTTCTCCTGCCGCTGGGTCTGCAGCGCCTCGTACTCGACCGACGTGATATAGCCCGGATGATGGTCCGGCAGGAAGACCGGCCAGTCGGCGGTCTCACGGCGCGTGGTCCGCTTGCTCGCGCGACCGCCACTCACGCGGGTCTCCGTCTTCGTGCGCCCGAGGACATACGCGCCAGCGTAGATCGGATTCGTGGCGAGTTTGTGGATCGTGTTGTACACGGGCAGCTTCCACGTCACGGTGCGACCAAAGGGGCCATACTCGACCGCGGGTAGCGTGATGTGT comes from Gemmatimonas sp. and encodes:
- a CDS encoding DUF1800 family protein, whose product is DIVSRHPCTARFVSTKLIHAFVTDKPSEQYVDRISNVFLDTDGDIQQVLWAMFQSPEFRDPANFGGKVKTPLEQSVSAIRAVGGNLRPRPWGGYEWPWLWYYVYDQGQYLFRFPIPTGYPELGDPWISANGFLNRWKYADDLMMLYPTDTTYQIYTDPMAEVRRLGLTTADGVLAQRRIPGILSLARKHGPAITEDAARFALEAGAPAYRFLRRYLERVTVPAAALTQFDPLIRPLTL
- a CDS encoding recombinase family protein; amino-acid sequence: MSALVPAKITPQHLQRAAYVYVRQSTLTQVHEHLESQRRQYALAEHARTWGWHHVEVIDDDLGRSGSGRVVRPGFERLVAAVCDEHVGAVFALEASRLARNNRDWHHLVDLCGLTATLLIDGEGVYDPRDFNDRLLLGLKGTMSEWELGVLRQRSVEALRLKASRGELFTTVPIGFVRTRDDRVELDPDLRIQAAIRMIFQQLLALGSLRQVLMWCRSEHITLPAVEYGPFGRTVTWKLPVYNTIHKLATNPIYAGAYVLGRTKTETRVSGGRASKRTTRRETADWPVFLPDHHPGYITSVEYEALQTQRQENAQMQGRMSRGAPRHGTALLAGLLRCRRCGRRLHVAYSGSQGKVRRYACRGAMVNHGTGNCLSFGGLALERAVEDAVFAVVAPGAIDAAVTAAADARTQQTERQSHAQLALEQLRYEAERARRQYDAVDPANRLVAAELERRWNVALDAVSAQERHVTGLATVAAAPSVDVAALRALAEDLPRVWHDPRSDARLKKRLVRTLIDELLVDVSPDESRLQVIVRWAGGQHSALDVRKKRKGQHRYCTSVDVVTVVRALVRVLPDHQIAAVLNRLGYTTGRGNTWNATRIVTLRHTQNLPVFDPTSAARDGWCTQEQAAARLEVSHTVIRTLITSGVLPAEQVIATAPWIIRIMDLDTPAVRTYVDQVHHRRRGPPTPDTAQLSLTPPTT